CGGCTCTCCGAGCGCTCGGCGGCCCTGGGACCGGTCCTCCTGGAAGGGCTCCGGGGGCTCGCGGCCCTGCCGCTCGTGGGCGACGTGCGCGGCCTGGGGCTCTTCGCCGGGGTAGAGCTCGTGGCCGATCGAGACACGAGGGAGCCCTTCGACCCGAAGCGCAAAGTGGCCTACAAGGTAGCGGGCGAGGCCATGGCGCGGGGGCTCGTCACGTACCCGGGCGACGGCGGCGCCGACGGCATCCGGGGAGACCACATCCTCTTGAGCCCGCCGCTCACCGTGACGGAGGAAGAGCTCGGCTTCCTGGTCCGCACCCTGGGGGAGGCCATCGAGGCGGCGGCGCGGGCGCTGTAGCACCCCCCGGAATCCGCGACCCAAGTTCTTGGGGCGGGGTCCGGGAGTCCTGGAGCGCAGCCCCGTGCCGCCTCGACCGAACGGCGGCCGCTAGGCCGAAATCCGTGAGGCTCGGCGCACCGGGTCCCTCGGATACGCTGCCTCTGAACGTCGCGGATTGCGGGGCGGAGCGCAAGGGCTCCCGGACCCAGCTTGCCACCCAGGTGGTGGTTCCTGGCCCATGCCGCCCATTGACCCGGGGGGGAATGACGCTACACTCTGGCGGCCGGCGAGCGGCGCAAGTGGGGGGATTCCCTTCTCAACCGGGCGATGATGCCCACGAACGCGAAGGAGGCGACGATGAAGAAGGCGCGCAACGGATGGAAGGCCCTCGTGGCGGGCGCGGCCCTGGCCGTGGGCGGCCTGGCGGCCGGCCCGGCCCCGGCAGCCCAGGACCTCCTCATCGGGGGCGGTGCGGTGACCGGCGTGTACTACCAGGTCGCCCTCCAGGTGTGCAGCATCATCAACAAGCACTCGACGGGCAAGTACAACTGCGTGGGTCGCCCGGCGCTGGGGTCGGTGTTCAACGTCAACGCCGTGGACCGGGGGCTCCTGGACTTCGGCGTGGTCCAGTCGGACATGAACTGGCACGCTACGAAGGGTTCCAACGACTGGGCGGGCAAGCCCGTGGCATCGCTGCGGAGCGTCTTCAGCCTGCATCCCGAGACGGTGCTCCTGGTGACCCGCGCAGACACGGGGATCACCAAAGTAGAAGATATCAAGGGCAAGCGGATCAACATCGGCAATCCGGGCTCCGGCCAGCGGGGCAACGCCGAGGACGTGCTGCGGCTCTACGGCATCGACCAGGCAAAGGACATCAAGGCCGAAGGGCTCCAGCAGGCCGAGGCCTCCCGGGCCCTGGTGGACAAGAAGATCGACGCCTTCTTCTACACCGTGGGCAACCCCAGCGCAGCCATCGAGGAGCCTGCCACCTCCACCTCCATCCGGATCGTCCCCATCAACAGCGATGCCATGCGGAAGTTCGTGGAGGAGAGGCCTTATTACGTGATGACCACCATCCCCGCCGGCACGTACCACGGGGTGGCCGAGCCCGTGGAGACCTACGCCGTGACCGCCACCATGATGACCTCGGAGACGGTCGGGGAGCAGGCTGTGTACGACTTCGTGAAGCTTGTCTTCGAGAACCTGGACGAGCTCAAGAGGTCCCACGCCGCCTTCCGCAACCTCAATCCGCCGGAGATGATGAAGGGCCTCTCGGCGCCGCTCCACCCGGGCGCCGCGAAGTACTACAAGGAGAAGGGCTGGATCTGATGCCGAGCCACCCGACCGGGGGCGGGCAGGCGGCCCCCGTAGGGGGGCCAGCACGGGGGGGGTTGTAGCAGGGGC
The Thermodesulfobacteriota bacterium DNA segment above includes these coding regions:
- a CDS encoding TAXI family TRAP transporter solute-binding subunit, yielding MKKARNGWKALVAGAALAVGGLAAGPAPAAQDLLIGGGAVTGVYYQVALQVCSIINKHSTGKYNCVGRPALGSVFNVNAVDRGLLDFGVVQSDMNWHATKGSNDWAGKPVASLRSVFSLHPETVLLVTRADTGITKVEDIKGKRINIGNPGSGQRGNAEDVLRLYGIDQAKDIKAEGLQQAEASRALVDKKIDAFFYTVGNPSAAIEEPATSTSIRIVPINSDAMRKFVEERPYYVMTTIPAGTYHGVAEPVETYAVTATMMTSETVGEQAVYDFVKLVFENLDELKRSHAAFRNLNPPEMMKGLSAPLHPGAAKYYKEKGWI